One genomic window of Actinoalloteichus hoggarensis includes the following:
- the dprA gene encoding DNA-processing protein DprA — MTPGELSLLLARAYLSRVAEPPAPALAGFVVEHGAERAADAVREGRVPADVQKEVGARSELRLAEADLQAGHAMGARLLVPEHEQWPRERFAAFEHAAQNGARNTAAPLALWIRGSPRLAESTASAVSVVGSRAASGYGEQLAAEFGHGLVGRGFTVVSGAAYGIDGAAHRGALAGGGATLAVLACGLDVGYPAGHIGLLRAVEAGEGAVLSEYPPGTPPARHRFLIRNRLIAALSMGTVVVEAGRRSGARNTAGIAADLGRVVMAVPGPVTSALSAGCHELLRDGEAVLVTSTAEIAEAAGPIGANLIPPGARPSRDTDGLGEEELRVFEALDPRKGASADEVSVRSGVPLAGVRAILPALEFAGLVARGEYGWVRRRRRSERS; from the coding sequence ATGACGCCCGGTGAACTGTCCCTGTTGCTGGCGAGGGCGTACCTGTCCCGGGTCGCGGAGCCGCCCGCGCCCGCGTTGGCGGGATTCGTCGTGGAGCACGGGGCGGAGCGCGCGGCCGACGCGGTACGGGAAGGACGGGTTCCGGCGGACGTTCAGAAGGAGGTCGGTGCGAGAAGTGAACTGCGATTGGCCGAAGCGGATCTTCAGGCCGGCCATGCGATGGGTGCTCGACTGCTCGTCCCGGAACACGAGCAGTGGCCGAGGGAGCGTTTCGCCGCGTTCGAGCACGCGGCGCAGAACGGAGCCCGAAACACGGCGGCCCCGCTGGCGTTGTGGATTCGAGGCTCACCGCGACTGGCCGAATCGACGGCCTCGGCGGTCTCCGTGGTGGGCTCTCGCGCCGCCTCCGGCTACGGAGAACAGCTCGCCGCCGAATTCGGCCACGGCCTCGTCGGCCGGGGGTTCACGGTCGTCTCCGGCGCCGCGTACGGGATCGACGGCGCGGCGCATCGCGGAGCGCTCGCGGGCGGCGGTGCCACCCTCGCCGTACTGGCCTGCGGGCTTGACGTCGGGTACCCGGCCGGGCACATCGGCCTCCTCCGAGCGGTGGAGGCGGGTGAGGGGGCGGTGCTCAGCGAGTACCCGCCGGGCACGCCGCCTGCTCGCCATCGATTCCTCATCCGGAATCGGCTCATCGCAGCGCTGTCCATGGGAACCGTCGTCGTGGAAGCCGGGCGACGCAGCGGCGCCAGGAACACGGCGGGCATCGCGGCCGATCTAGGACGAGTGGTGATGGCGGTGCCCGGACCGGTGACCTCGGCGCTCTCCGCGGGATGCCACGAACTGCTGCGTGACGGCGAGGCGGTGCTGGTGACCAGCACCGCGGAGATCGCGGAGGCGGCAGGGCCGATCGGAGCCAACCTGATTCCGCCCGGTGCCCGGCCCAGCCGGGACACCGACGGACTCGGGGAGGAGGAACTGCGCGTCTTCGAGGCGCTGGACCCTCGTAAGGGCGCCTCGGCGGATGAGGTGTCCGTACGGTCCGGAGTCCCGCTAGCCGGGGTCAGGGCGATTCTGCCTGCCCTCGAATTTGCCGGCCTCGTCGCACGCGGCGAGTACGGCTGGGTGAGACGAAGGAGGCGATCCGAACGTTCCTGA
- a CDS encoding YraN family protein, with amino-acid sequence MNTQTHQDTVPSTPAELGRLAEDLAAEHLQKQGIVMLSRNWRCEFGELDFVGYQDGGVVVCEVKARSGEEFGTPAEAITDAKARRLRRLANAWLSVHHIGWVPVRFDLVSVLWPKSGPVRLHHLREVL; translated from the coding sequence ATGAACACGCAGACACACCAGGACACCGTGCCGTCGACGCCTGCCGAACTGGGCAGACTCGCGGAGGACCTCGCCGCGGAGCATCTCCAGAAGCAGGGGATCGTGATGCTCTCCCGCAACTGGCGATGCGAGTTCGGCGAACTCGACTTCGTCGGCTACCAGGACGGCGGCGTGGTCGTGTGCGAAGTCAAGGCCCGGTCGGGAGAGGAGTTCGGCACCCCCGCCGAGGCGATCACCGACGCCAAGGCACGCAGGCTGCGCAGGCTCGCGAACGCATGGCTGAGCGTCCATCACATCGGCTGGGTGCCCGTCCGCTTCGATCTCGTCTCGGTGCTCTGGCCGAAGAGCGGTCCGGTCCGTCTCCATCACCTTCGCGAGGTGTTGTGA
- a CDS encoding ROK family protein produces MSKARPAADVVLGLDVGGTKLAAGVVSRGGEVSAFTTVPTEAADGPAKVIDRLCALAGDVLAAAGLEPGDLAGAGIGCCGPLDARTGIVHDPPNLPGWGDVPLAELVAADLGTRTWVENDATAATVGEWRHGAGQGVRDMVYLTISTGVGGGVISDGRVLRGGSGNGGELGHTLLVADGRLCGCGARGCLEAYVSGTAIAARARERIEDGASSTLAALTDIGAADVARAARSGDPLASAVWRETTDLLGGALAGYVNLFEPRLVVLGGGVSRSGEQLLTPVRDRARALAMRPAACGVDVRPARLGEKAGVVGAAAVAFDRAAEAV; encoded by the coding sequence ATGAGCAAGGCACGGCCGGCGGCGGACGTCGTCCTCGGCCTCGACGTCGGCGGTACGAAGCTGGCGGCCGGTGTGGTCTCCCGCGGCGGCGAGGTCAGCGCGTTCACCACGGTGCCCACCGAGGCGGCCGACGGGCCGGCGAAGGTGATCGACCGGCTCTGCGCCCTGGCAGGCGACGTACTGGCCGCCGCGGGTCTCGAGCCGGGCGACCTGGCCGGGGCGGGGATCGGCTGCTGCGGCCCGTTGGACGCCCGCACCGGCATCGTCCACGATCCGCCGAACCTGCCGGGCTGGGGTGACGTCCCGCTCGCCGAGCTGGTGGCCGCGGATCTCGGAACGCGGACCTGGGTGGAGAACGACGCGACGGCGGCCACCGTGGGCGAGTGGCGGCACGGCGCAGGCCAGGGCGTCCGCGACATGGTCTACCTGACGATCTCCACCGGAGTCGGCGGCGGCGTGATCAGCGACGGGCGGGTGCTGCGGGGTGGCAGTGGAAACGGCGGCGAACTCGGCCATACCCTGCTGGTCGCGGACGGTCGACTGTGCGGCTGCGGCGCCAGAGGCTGTCTGGAGGCCTACGTCTCCGGCACCGCCATCGCCGCCAGGGCGCGAGAGCGCATCGAGGACGGCGCCTCGTCCACACTCGCCGCGTTGACCGACATCGGGGCGGCCGACGTCGCGCGGGCCGCGCGCTCAGGCGACCCGCTGGCCTCGGCGGTATGGCGCGAGACGACGGATCTGCTCGGCGGGGCACTGGCGGGATACGTCAACCTGTTCGAACCGAGGCTCGTGGTGCTCGGTGGCGGTGTCTCCCGCAGCGGCGAGCAGCTGCTGACCCCGGTGCGGGACCGGGCGCGTGCCCTGGCCATGCGCCCGGCGGCCTGCGGCGTCGACGTCAGGCCCGCGCGACTCGGCGAGAAGGCGGGCGTGGTCGGTGCGGCCGCCGTGGCCTTCGACCGGGCGGCGGAGGCAGTGTGA
- a CDS encoding YifB family Mg chelatase-like AAA ATPase, which translates to MGIATGWGVALIGVDGVPVEIEADVGAGVPDVKLLGRPDAVVNESKDRIKAALRNSGESWPRSRVTLGMSPAGLQKCGAGYDLALACVVLAAAGMVPAVRLPGMLLLGELALDGRLRAVRGVLPALLAARKAGLREAVVPESALPEAALVEGVVSRGARRLIDVIRWLRGETDELIGATRADPPARREGGDLADVVGQPEARWALEVAAAGGHHLLMVGPPGTGKTMLAQRLAGLLPELSREEAIEVTMIRSVAGLLAPDAPLARYPPFVAPHHSISLAALVGGGAGMARPGAVSSAHRGVLLADEACEFGAKHLDALRTALEDGEVRIARSLGVARFPARCQLVLATNPCPCAPPRDLDCVCSAVTRRRYFGRLSGPLLDRVDLRVRMRPVTGLTIRSGHEPEPTEMVRERVRLARLRAARRWAEHGWRCNAEVPGPALRRDFPLPRDALKILDRGLTIGAMTARGADRCLRVAWTLSDLAGAEQPDSAHVAAALQFRDRLAS; encoded by the coding sequence ATGGGCATCGCGACCGGCTGGGGGGTCGCCTTGATCGGCGTCGACGGCGTCCCCGTCGAGATCGAGGCCGACGTCGGGGCCGGAGTGCCCGACGTGAAGCTTCTCGGCCGCCCCGATGCTGTGGTCAACGAGTCGAAGGACCGCATCAAGGCTGCCCTGCGCAACAGCGGTGAGAGCTGGCCTCGTTCCAGGGTCACGCTCGGCATGTCACCCGCCGGGCTGCAGAAGTGCGGCGCGGGCTACGACCTGGCACTGGCCTGCGTGGTCCTCGCGGCGGCAGGGATGGTGCCTGCCGTCCGGCTGCCGGGCATGCTTCTGCTCGGTGAACTGGCGTTGGACGGCCGGCTCCGCGCGGTCCGCGGTGTGCTGCCCGCCCTGCTCGCAGCCCGCAAGGCCGGACTCCGGGAGGCGGTGGTTCCCGAGTCGGCACTGCCGGAGGCGGCACTGGTGGAGGGGGTGGTCTCGCGGGGCGCCCGGCGACTGATCGACGTGATTCGCTGGCTGCGCGGGGAGACGGACGAGCTGATCGGCGCGACGAGAGCCGACCCGCCTGCCCGTCGGGAGGGTGGTGATCTCGCGGATGTCGTGGGACAGCCGGAGGCACGGTGGGCGTTGGAGGTGGCGGCCGCAGGGGGTCATCACCTTCTCATGGTCGGGCCGCCGGGCACCGGCAAGACGATGCTCGCCCAGCGACTCGCGGGGCTGCTGCCCGAACTGTCCAGGGAGGAGGCGATCGAGGTCACCATGATCCGGTCGGTGGCCGGACTGCTCGCTCCCGACGCCCCTCTGGCGCGCTATCCGCCGTTCGTCGCGCCACACCACTCGATCTCGCTGGCCGCGTTGGTCGGCGGCGGCGCGGGCATGGCCAGGCCGGGCGCCGTCAGCTCGGCGCACCGGGGTGTCCTCCTCGCCGACGAGGCCTGCGAGTTCGGTGCGAAGCACCTCGACGCCCTGCGCACCGCCTTGGAGGACGGCGAGGTGCGCATCGCCCGTAGCCTTGGGGTGGCGAGGTTCCCGGCCCGTTGCCAGCTCGTGCTGGCGACGAATCCATGTCCCTGCGCACCGCCGAGAGACCTCGACTGCGTCTGCTCCGCGGTCACCAGACGTCGATACTTCGGCAGACTCTCCGGCCCGTTGCTCGACCGGGTCGATCTGCGAGTCCGGATGCGCCCGGTCACCGGGCTGACCATCCGCTCCGGACACGAGCCGGAGCCGACCGAGATGGTCAGGGAGCGGGTGCGCCTGGCTCGACTGCGGGCCGCCAGGCGGTGGGCCGAACACGGCTGGCGGTGCAACGCCGAGGTCCCCGGGCCCGCGCTGCGTCGTGACTTCCCGCTGCCCCGTGATGCACTGAAGATCCTCGATCGAGGGCTCACCATCGGGGCGATGACGGCCAGAGGCGCAGACCGATGCCTGCGGGTCGCCTGGACGCTGAGCGATCTCGCGGGCGCGGAGCAGCCCGATTCCGCGCACGTGGCCGCGGCATTGCAGTTTCGCGATCGGCTCGCGTCATGA
- the rpsB gene encoding 30S ribosomal protein S2, with translation MAVVTMKQLLDSGVHFGHQTRRWNPKMKRYIFTERNGIYIIDLQQTLSYINRAFEFIRETVAHGGSILFVGTKKQAQEAISEQALRVGMPFVNQRWLGGMLTNFTTVHKRLQRLKELESMEQTGGFQGRTKKEILMLTREKDKLARTLGGIRDMAKVPSAVWIVDTKKEHIAVGEARKLGIPVVAILDTNCDPDEVDYPIPGNDDAIRSAALLTRVVADGVAEGLMTRSGRNNTAPEGEDKPQPGATDEPLAEWEKELLTGADAEKSQAEATEQPAQA, from the coding sequence ATGGCCGTCGTCACCATGAAGCAGCTGCTCGACAGCGGCGTTCACTTCGGGCACCAGACTCGTCGGTGGAACCCGAAGATGAAGCGCTACATCTTCACCGAGCGCAACGGCATCTACATCATCGACCTGCAGCAGACGCTGTCCTACATCAACCGGGCCTTCGAGTTCATCAGGGAGACCGTCGCGCACGGCGGTTCGATCCTGTTCGTCGGCACGAAGAAGCAGGCCCAGGAGGCGATCTCCGAGCAGGCACTGCGCGTGGGGATGCCCTTCGTCAACCAGCGCTGGCTGGGCGGGATGCTCACCAACTTCACCACCGTGCACAAGCGTCTCCAGCGCCTCAAGGAGCTGGAGTCGATGGAGCAGACCGGTGGCTTCCAGGGTCGCACCAAGAAGGAGATCTTGATGCTGACCCGTGAGAAGGACAAGCTGGCGCGCACGCTCGGCGGTATTCGCGACATGGCGAAGGTGCCCAGCGCGGTCTGGATCGTGGACACCAAGAAGGAGCACATCGCCGTCGGCGAAGCTCGCAAGCTGGGTATCCCGGTCGTCGCGATCCTGGACACCAACTGTGACCCGGACGAGGTCGACTACCCCATCCCGGGTAACGACGACGCGATCCGCTCCGCCGCCCTGCTCACCCGCGTGGTGGCCGACGGCGTCGCGGAGGGTCTCATGACCCGCTCCGGCCGCAACAACACCGCGCCCGAGGGCGAGGACAAGCCGCAGCCCGGCGCGACCGACGAGCCGCTCGCCGAGTGGGAGAAGGAACTGCTCACGGGCGCCGACGCCGAGAAGTCCCAGGCCGAGGCGACAGAGCAGCCCGCCCAGGCCTGA
- a CDS encoding glycoside hydrolase family 2 protein encodes MRTPLHEGWTLRAVGGAVPDAIAETVVPATVPGCVHTDLLAAGLIPDPYLDDNESALAWIGRTDWCYETTFAWEPAEAHDAVELVCAGLDTVATVVLNDVVIGETRNMHRTHRLDVGDVLRAGENRLSVTFASAVEHVERLREENGALPHTNHHPYNLIRKTACNFGWDWGPDLVTAGIWRPITLETVRGARLAEVRPLVEVGEEHGRVTAHVELARAGDRDEPLVLSVEVAGHRVETTVDEDEDTAVVSVLVDDPELWWPHGYGAQPLYPVAVRLRSVESGLELDAWDGEIGFRTVTLDTGADADGTRFTFIVNGRTVFVRGANWIPDDAFPHRVDAARYARRIDQAKAAGVNLLRVWGGGIFESEDFYRHCDREGILTWQDFLFACAAYPEEEPLRGEVVAEAREAVARLCPHPSLVLWNGNNENNWGWHDWGWQEQLADRTWGLGYYTELLPEIVAELDPTRPYTASSPWSNSVEIHPNEPAHGSMHVWDVWNSRDYTAYREYRPRFVAEFGYQGPPTTRTLSRAVHDDPLTPTSPGMLVHQKAADGDGKLRRGLAAHFGVPEDFDSWFWAAQLNQARAVALGIEHFRSLSPLCAGTVVWQLNDCWPVTSWAAIDGDGRRKPLWYALRDAYADRLLTVEPRDGGLAVVAVNDSDAAWSARLAVRRLAVDGTVLRELDVPFTAAPRTTVTLPLAPGDVAPERPERELLVVDADSGQRTTWFHRADKDLALPPANLRTEVERVEQGYRVRVHADSLVRDVSLLADRVAPDAEVDDMLVTLLPGETATFVVRTAAEVAPDRLVASDVLRTANELVAR; translated from the coding sequence ATGCGGACACCGTTGCACGAGGGTTGGACGCTGCGAGCCGTCGGCGGCGCCGTCCCGGACGCGATCGCCGAGACGGTGGTGCCCGCGACCGTGCCCGGCTGCGTGCACACCGATCTGCTGGCCGCAGGCCTGATTCCGGACCCCTACCTCGACGACAACGAGTCGGCGCTGGCCTGGATCGGGCGCACCGACTGGTGCTACGAGACGACCTTCGCCTGGGAACCCGCCGAGGCCCACGACGCCGTCGAACTCGTGTGCGCAGGCCTGGACACAGTGGCCACGGTGGTGCTGAACGACGTGGTGATCGGCGAGACGCGCAACATGCACCGCACCCATCGGCTCGACGTGGGCGACGTCCTCCGCGCGGGCGAGAACCGATTGTCGGTGACCTTCGCCTCCGCGGTGGAACACGTGGAACGCCTCCGCGAGGAGAACGGGGCGCTGCCGCACACCAATCACCATCCCTACAACCTCATCCGCAAGACGGCCTGCAACTTCGGCTGGGACTGGGGCCCCGACCTGGTGACCGCGGGGATCTGGCGTCCCATCACGTTGGAGACGGTGCGCGGTGCGCGTCTCGCCGAGGTACGGCCGCTCGTCGAGGTCGGTGAGGAGCACGGCCGGGTGACCGCCCACGTCGAACTGGCGCGGGCAGGCGATCGGGACGAACCGCTGGTGCTCTCCGTTGAGGTGGCGGGCCACCGGGTGGAGACGACCGTCGACGAGGACGAGGACACCGCGGTGGTGAGCGTCCTGGTCGACGACCCGGAACTGTGGTGGCCGCACGGGTACGGCGCTCAACCGCTCTACCCGGTCGCGGTGCGGCTGCGCTCTGTCGAGTCCGGGCTCGAACTCGATGCCTGGGACGGCGAGATCGGCTTCCGCACCGTCACCCTGGACACCGGCGCCGACGCCGACGGCACTCGTTTCACCTTCATCGTCAACGGCAGGACCGTCTTCGTACGGGGAGCGAACTGGATTCCCGACGACGCCTTCCCCCACCGCGTCGACGCGGCGCGGTACGCGAGGAGGATCGACCAGGCCAAGGCCGCGGGCGTCAACCTCCTCCGCGTGTGGGGCGGCGGCATCTTCGAGAGCGAGGACTTCTACCGCCACTGCGACCGCGAGGGCATCCTCACCTGGCAGGACTTCCTCTTCGCCTGCGCGGCGTATCCGGAGGAGGAGCCCCTGCGGGGCGAGGTCGTCGCCGAGGCGCGGGAGGCCGTGGCGCGGCTGTGCCCGCACCCGAGCCTGGTGCTGTGGAACGGCAACAACGAGAACAACTGGGGCTGGCACGACTGGGGCTGGCAGGAGCAGCTCGCCGACCGGACGTGGGGGCTGGGCTACTACACGGAACTGCTGCCCGAGATCGTCGCCGAGCTGGACCCGACCCGGCCGTACACGGCGAGCAGCCCGTGGTCGAACTCGGTCGAGATCCACCCCAACGAACCCGCGCACGGCAGCATGCACGTGTGGGACGTGTGGAACTCGCGTGACTACACGGCCTACCGTGAGTATCGGCCCAGGTTCGTCGCCGAGTTCGGTTATCAGGGGCCGCCCACGACGCGGACCCTGTCCCGGGCGGTCCACGACGATCCGCTCACTCCGACCAGTCCGGGAATGCTCGTGCACCAGAAGGCCGCCGACGGCGACGGCAAGCTGCGGCGCGGGCTCGCCGCCCACTTCGGAGTGCCCGAGGACTTCGACTCGTGGTTCTGGGCCGCCCAGCTCAATCAGGCCAGGGCGGTGGCGCTGGGCATCGAGCACTTCCGCTCGCTGAGCCCGTTGTGCGCGGGCACCGTGGTCTGGCAGCTGAACGACTGCTGGCCGGTGACCTCCTGGGCGGCGATCGACGGCGACGGCAGACGCAAGCCGCTCTGGTACGCGTTGCGCGATGCCTACGCCGACCGCCTCCTCACCGTGGAGCCCAGGGACGGCGGGCTGGCCGTGGTCGCGGTGAACGACAGTGACGCGGCGTGGTCCGCCCGACTCGCCGTCCGGCGGCTGGCCGTCGACGGGACCGTCCTGCGAGAGCTCGACGTTCCGTTCACGGCGGCGCCACGCACGACGGTGACGCTGCCGTTGGCGCCCGGAGACGTCGCGCCGGAGCGGCCCGAGCGGGAACTGCTCGTCGTCGACGCCGACAGCGGCCAGCGCACCACGTGGTTCCACCGGGCGGACAAGGACCTGGCCCTCCCCCCGGCGAATCTGCGGACCGAGGTCGAGCGCGTCGAACAGGGCTATCGCGTCCGCGTGCATGCCGACTCCCTGGTTCGAGACGTGTCCCTCCTCGCCGACCGGGTCGCCCCGGATGCCGAGGTCGATGACATGCTGGTCACGCTGCTACCCGGCGAGACGGCGACGTTCGTGGTGCGGACCGCCGCCGAGGTCGCGCCCGATCGCCTCGTGGCGTCGGACGTGCTGCGCACGGCGAACGAACTCGTGGCCCGATGA
- a CDS encoding tyrosine recombinase XerC yields MVTELPVDLERLCVDFSRHLRLERNLSEHTVRAYRGDVTSLLAHVAAGGGTDVTALTVRTLRSWLAVQHGAGAGRATLARRAASARALTAWAQATGLITQDPGPRLSAPSPRRRLPVVLRPADAEVALSAAASGAEQADPVALRDHAVVEMLYATGVRVAELCALDLGDVDRRARLLRVMGKGGRERAVPFGLPAARALEAWLAGGREHLLTSASSAALFLGVRGGRINQRSVRRVVHEVLRAAPGVPDTGPHGLRHSAATHLLEGGADLRSVQELLGHATLSTTQFYTHVTVERLKAIHDRTHPRS; encoded by the coding sequence ATGGTGACCGAGTTGCCTGTCGATCTCGAACGATTGTGTGTCGACTTCAGCAGACATCTGCGGTTGGAGAGAAACCTGTCGGAGCACACCGTGCGGGCCTATCGCGGTGACGTCACGAGTCTGCTCGCCCATGTCGCCGCGGGCGGCGGCACCGATGTGACGGCGCTGACCGTTCGAACGCTCCGATCATGGCTGGCGGTGCAGCACGGGGCAGGCGCCGGTCGTGCCACGCTCGCGAGACGTGCGGCGTCGGCGCGGGCCCTGACGGCCTGGGCACAGGCGACGGGGTTGATCACACAGGACCCGGGTCCCCGGCTGTCCGCGCCGTCACCGCGACGACGGCTGCCCGTGGTGCTGCGGCCTGCCGATGCCGAGGTCGCCCTCAGCGCTGCGGCTTCCGGGGCCGAACAAGCCGATCCCGTCGCGCTGCGTGATCACGCGGTGGTGGAGATGCTGTACGCAACCGGGGTAAGGGTGGCGGAGCTGTGTGCCCTGGATCTCGGGGACGTCGATCGACGGGCACGCCTGTTGCGGGTGATGGGCAAGGGTGGCCGGGAACGCGCCGTGCCCTTCGGCCTGCCCGCCGCTCGGGCACTGGAGGCCTGGTTGGCCGGCGGCCGTGAACACCTCCTCACCTCGGCGTCATCTGCGGCGTTGTTCCTGGGTGTCCGTGGCGGGCGGATCAACCAGAGATCGGTTCGGCGTGTGGTGCACGAGGTGTTGCGGGCGGCGCCGGGCGTGCCGGACACGGGTCCGCACGGGCTCCGGCACTCAGCGGCGACGCATCTGTTGGAAGGCGGAGCCGACCTCCGCAGCGTTCAGGAGTTGCTTGGTCACGCTACGCTCTCAACGACCCAGTTCTACACCCATGTCACCGTCGAACGGCTGAAGGCGATCCATGACCGAACCCACCCCCGTTCCTGA
- a CDS encoding murein hydrolase activator EnvC family protein — MVLSVFLLTSAMEAPPAAPMVTGPTGSQDSPRAMSVHFVSPLSTTLTVVRAFDPPPHHYGPGHRGVDLAAAPGEPVRAAGSGRVRHAGPVAGRPVVSIQHAAGLITSYEPVEPILTTGDPVSAGQPIGTVTSGHPGCTSETCLHWGARRDGVYIDPLTLLGLLRLRLLPW, encoded by the coding sequence GTGGTGCTGTCGGTGTTCCTGCTGACCTCCGCGATGGAGGCACCGCCGGCGGCGCCGATGGTGACCGGGCCGACCGGGAGCCAGGACTCTCCAAGGGCGATGTCGGTGCACTTCGTCTCGCCCTTGTCGACCACTCTCACCGTGGTACGCGCATTCGATCCGCCGCCGCACCACTACGGCCCCGGCCACCGAGGCGTCGACCTGGCCGCCGCACCGGGTGAGCCCGTGCGGGCCGCGGGCTCGGGAAGGGTACGGCACGCGGGACCGGTGGCGGGCAGGCCCGTCGTGTCGATCCAGCATGCGGCCGGACTGATCACCTCCTACGAACCCGTCGAGCCGATACTCACGACCGGTGATCCGGTGTCCGCCGGGCAACCGATCGGCACGGTCACGAGCGGGCACCCCGGCTGCACCTCGGAGACATGTCTGCACTGGGGCGCTCGCCGCGACGGCGTCTACATCGATCCGCTGACTCTGCTCGGTCTGCTGCGACTGCGATTGCTGCCGTGGTGA
- a CDS encoding ABC transporter ATP-binding protein, producing the protein MSVLQVKGLVKDFALRTGGRRRLLRAVDELSFELTAGTTVALVGESGSGKSTVARMLAQLVRPSAGTISLDGEPIRTRGRGLRRYREDVQMVFQDPFGSLNPFHTVDHHLRRPLRVHRRAENRADEDRQIERLLERVNLTPAAVVAAKRPHELSGGQRQRVAIARALAPAPRVLLADEPVSMLDVSIRLEILNLIDRLKQEDALAVLYITHDLATARHFSRRIMVMYRGELVESGDADDVILRPRHPYTRLLAAAAPDPNRRLGVDGATVAPPTVPRPGPVEPQVAAVADQASGCRFRARCPAAMAACAARPPLLPVADGHDVRCWLYRDGTDS; encoded by the coding sequence ATGAGTGTTCTTCAGGTCAAGGGCCTGGTGAAGGACTTCGCGCTGCGAACCGGCGGCCGCCGGAGGCTGCTGCGGGCGGTGGACGAGTTGTCCTTCGAGCTGACGGCAGGCACGACCGTGGCACTGGTCGGAGAGAGCGGCAGCGGGAAGTCCACCGTGGCCAGGATGCTGGCCCAGCTCGTCCGTCCCAGCGCAGGCACGATCAGTCTCGACGGGGAACCGATCCGGACCCGAGGGCGAGGCCTGCGTCGTTACCGGGAGGACGTGCAGATGGTCTTCCAAGACCCCTTCGGCTCGCTGAATCCGTTCCACACCGTCGACCACCACCTGCGCAGGCCGCTTCGCGTGCACCGCCGTGCCGAGAATCGGGCGGACGAGGACCGCCAGATCGAACGTCTTCTCGAGCGCGTCAACCTCACCCCGGCCGCCGTGGTCGCGGCGAAACGGCCACACGAGCTGTCGGGCGGGCAGCGGCAGCGCGTCGCCATCGCACGCGCCCTGGCGCCCGCACCCCGCGTCCTGCTGGCCGACGAGCCGGTGTCCATGCTCGACGTGTCGATCAGGCTGGAGATCCTGAATCTCATCGACCGGCTGAAACAGGAGGACGCGCTGGCCGTCCTCTACATCACCCATGATCTCGCGACCGCTCGCCACTTCTCGCGGCGGATCATGGTGATGTACCGGGGTGAACTGGTGGAGAGCGGGGACGCGGACGACGTGATCCTGCGCCCACGTCATCCCTACACCCGTCTGCTGGCCGCCGCCGCGCCCGATCCGAATCGGCGGCTCGGGGTCGACGGTGCCACGGTCGCACCGCCCACCGTCCCGCGACCGGGACCCGTCGAGCCGCAGGTCGCCGCCGTGGCCGATCAGGCCTCCGGCTGTCGGTTTCGAGCACGCTGTCCCGCCGCGATGGCCGCCTGCGCGGCGCGGCCCCCGCTGCTTCCCGTCGCCGACGGACACGACGTCCGGTGCTGGCTCTACCGCGACGGGACGGACTCCTGA
- a CDS encoding FliA/WhiG family RNA polymerase sigma factor, giving the protein MTEPTPVPDDAGGGSRTATVRQDERRASGTDVVRGNGSGRPGTAPVGGPRTRDAAGTRQRVPSAARADPAERSADVEAGIVALWRDYGGQRLRATRDRLVLHYAPLVKYVAGRVGTGLPSHVDVADLIQSGIFGLVDAIEKFEPERGLKFETYAMQRIRGAILDDLRAQDWVPRSVRSRARDVERAIERLEGRLQRTASDPELATELGIDVGELRDLFGQLQLTSVVALDELIAAGRGTASLAETLPDERAEDPVANLVDRDSRRQLAEAIAQLAERDRVVVTLYYFENLTLAEIGRVLGVTESRVCQLHTRAVLRLRTKLAEQG; this is encoded by the coding sequence ATGACCGAACCCACCCCCGTTCCTGACGATGCCGGGGGAGGTTCCCGTACTGCCACCGTGCGCCAGGATGAGCGACGCGCGAGCGGAACCGATGTCGTGAGAGGCAACGGTTCGGGTAGACCAGGGACAGCTCCGGTGGGCGGCCCGCGGACACGCGATGCCGCAGGTACACGACAGCGCGTGCCGTCGGCTGCCAGAGCGGACCCGGCGGAACGCAGCGCGGATGTCGAGGCGGGCATCGTCGCCCTGTGGCGGGATTACGGCGGACAACGCCTGCGCGCGACCCGCGATCGTCTGGTGCTGCACTACGCGCCGCTGGTCAAATACGTGGCGGGTCGTGTCGGTACGGGGCTTCCCTCCCACGTCGACGTGGCCGACTTGATCCAGTCCGGCATCTTCGGTCTCGTCGACGCCATCGAGAAGTTCGAGCCGGAACGCGGGCTGAAGTTCGAGACCTATGCGATGCAACGCATCCGGGGCGCGATCTTGGACGATCTACGGGCCCAGGACTGGGTACCTCGATCGGTCCGCAGCCGTGCCCGGGATGTGGAGCGGGCGATCGAGCGGTTGGAAGGCCGGTTGCAGCGCACCGCCAGCGATCCCGAGCTGGCCACCGAGCTGGGTATCGACGTCGGGGAGTTGCGGGATCTGTTCGGCCAGCTCCAGTTGACCAGCGTCGTCGCGTTGGACGAGCTGATCGCGGCAGGTCGCGGCACGGCCTCCCTCGCGGAGACACTGCCGGACGAGCGGGCTGAGGACCCGGTGGCCAACCTCGTTGATCGAGACAGCAGACGGCAGCTGGCCGAGGCGATCGCTCAGCTCGCTGAACGGGATCGCGTCGTCGTGACCCTCTACTACTTCGAGAACCTCACGTTGGCCGAGATCGGCCGGGTCTTGGGCGTGACCGAATCTCGGGTCTGCCAGCTGCACACCCGTGCGGTGCTGCGTCTGCGGACCAAACTCGCCGAACAGGGGTGA